One region of Terricaulis silvestris genomic DNA includes:
- the ykgO gene encoding type B 50S ribosomal protein L36 — MKVKSSLKSLKARHRDCRVVRRKGRVYVINKTDPRYKAKQG; from the coding sequence ATGAAAGTCAAGTCGTCGCTCAAGTCGCTCAAGGCCCGTCACCGGGACTGCCGAGTCGTGCGCCGCAAGGGCCGGGTCTACGTGATCAATAAAACCGATCCGCGTTATAAGGCCAAGCAGGGCTGA
- a CDS encoding ABC1 kinase family protein: protein MSDPKDPERNRITARIGRVASVGANMSGAVGARMMGGDSAALAKALRQALGRSKGPLMKVAQLLSTIPDLLPEAYAKEFRTLQAHAPAMGWPFVQRRMRAELGQDWETKVRSFEREAAAAASLGQVHRAVAHDGRALACKLQYPDMASAVEADLGQLRTLLGLFKSMDGSIDSSEAVIEVGERLREELDYARELKQMRLFALMLADEPRIGVPEPLEELSTKRLLTMTWLEGRGLMHWLEEPQELRNRIAELLFKAWWGPMTHYGVIHGDPHLGNYALTENAERLQLLDFGCVRIFPPRFLEGVVGLWRGLRAGDMGQIAYSYEIWGFKNLNAELIEALTMWARFIYGPLLDDRVRTIADDVPPAEYGRREAFEVRKRLKTLGPVLIPREFVFMDRAAIGLGAAFLHLRAELNFGHMFAESVEGFSPDTLARRQTEALASVGLSP from the coding sequence ATGAGCGATCCGAAGGATCCAGAGCGCAACCGCATCACCGCGCGGATCGGGCGTGTGGCGAGCGTCGGCGCGAATATGTCGGGCGCCGTTGGCGCGCGGATGATGGGCGGCGATTCCGCGGCGCTGGCCAAGGCGTTGCGGCAGGCGTTGGGGCGCTCCAAAGGGCCGCTGATGAAAGTGGCGCAACTGCTTTCGACGATCCCGGATTTGTTGCCCGAAGCGTACGCGAAAGAATTTCGTACTTTGCAGGCGCACGCGCCAGCGATGGGCTGGCCGTTTGTGCAGCGCCGCATGCGTGCCGAGCTTGGTCAAGATTGGGAAACCAAGGTCAGATCGTTTGAGCGCGAAGCGGCGGCGGCGGCGTCGCTGGGACAAGTGCATCGCGCCGTAGCACACGATGGCCGCGCGCTTGCGTGCAAGCTGCAGTACCCGGACATGGCGAGCGCGGTGGAGGCTGATCTTGGTCAGCTCCGCACGCTGCTTGGTCTGTTCAAGAGCATGGATGGCTCGATCGATTCATCGGAGGCGGTGATCGAGGTCGGTGAGCGACTCCGCGAAGAGCTCGATTACGCGCGCGAGCTGAAGCAAATGCGGTTGTTCGCGCTCATGCTGGCGGATGAGCCGCGCATCGGTGTGCCCGAGCCGTTGGAAGAGCTCTCAACGAAACGGCTTCTGACGATGACGTGGCTTGAGGGCCGCGGGCTGATGCATTGGCTGGAAGAGCCGCAAGAGCTTCGCAACCGGATCGCGGAGCTTTTGTTCAAAGCCTGGTGGGGACCGATGACGCATTACGGCGTCATCCACGGCGATCCACATTTGGGTAACTACGCGCTGACGGAAAACGCCGAGCGGCTACAACTGCTCGACTTCGGCTGCGTGCGCATTTTCCCGCCGCGCTTTCTCGAAGGTGTTGTCGGGCTGTGGCGTGGCCTCAGGGCCGGCGACATGGGTCAGATCGCGTACTCCTATGAGATCTGGGGCTTCAAGAACCTCAATGCAGAGCTGATCGAGGCGCTGACGATGTGGGCGCGCTTTATCTACGGCCCCCTGCTCGACGATCGTGTCCGCACCATCGCCGACGACGTGCCGCCGGCTGAGTATGGGCGGCGAGAGGCGTTTGAGGTGCGCAAGCGCCTCAAGACGCTCGGTCCCGTGCTGATCCCGCGCGAGTTCGTCTTCATGGACCGCGCCGCGATTGGGCTCGGCGCGGCATTCCTTCACCTACGCGCGGAACTGAACTTCGGACACATGTTTGCCGAAAGCGTTGAAGGCTTTTCGCCGGATACATTGGCTCGGCGGCAGACGGAGGCGTTGGCCTCAGTCGGCCTCAGCCCATGA
- a CDS encoding DUF2312 domain-containing protein has protein sequence MPDFGGTDTVAPQSLTQSAQEKLRQLVARIEKLEEEKKSISDDIKETYAEAKGTGFDSKVLRQVVRYRKQDRTEREEQETVRDLYLHALGEI, from the coding sequence ATGCCGGATTTTGGTGGGACGGATACGGTTGCCCCGCAATCGCTGACGCAAAGCGCGCAGGAAAAACTGCGCCAGCTCGTCGCGCGGATTGAGAAGCTCGAAGAAGAGAAGAAATCGATCTCCGACGACATCAAGGAGACTTACGCCGAAGCCAAAGGCACCGGCTTCGACAGCAAGGTGCTCCGCCAAGTCGTGCGCTACCGCAAGCAGGACCGCACCGAGCGCGAAGAGCAGGAAACCGTGCGCGACTTGTACCTGCACGCCCTCGGCGAGATATAG
- a CDS encoding cation:proton antiporter has translation MEQHGLITTLVAAIVLAFVFGFVAQRLRFSPIVGYLFAGFIVGPFSPGFTADVELALQLSEIGVILLMFGVGLKISLDDIWSVRWVAVPGSLLQTVLVGAMGAGVGLAFAMPLTEAILLGLAMSIASTVVFLRVLEDRRLMKTEEGRISVSWLLVEDIIIILAIVLLPALVTATSGQGASVSPLSIAIALGITLAKIAGFVALMLIVGGRFFPWLIVQIAHTKSRELLSLGTLALALGVAGAAYFWFDASFALGAFLGGLALNGSKFSHKVAEDSLPLRDTFAVLFFVAVGMLLDPSVLLREPLAIAALVAVIVIGKAVLAYVPMRMLGQGRASSLLIAFGTAQIGEFSFVLAGLGRQFNVMTAETYNLILGAAMISIAINPFLMRFVPETQHKLEAKPEPALA, from the coding sequence ATGGAGCAGCACGGACTGATCACGACCCTGGTGGCCGCGATAGTGCTTGCGTTCGTGTTCGGCTTTGTCGCCCAGCGGTTGCGGTTCTCGCCCATCGTTGGCTATTTGTTCGCGGGCTTCATCGTTGGCCCGTTCTCACCAGGCTTCACCGCTGACGTCGAATTGGCGCTGCAGCTTTCCGAGATCGGCGTGATCCTGCTGATGTTCGGGGTGGGGCTGAAAATCTCACTGGATGACATCTGGTCTGTCCGTTGGGTCGCGGTGCCTGGATCGTTGCTTCAAACCGTTTTGGTTGGCGCGATGGGCGCGGGCGTTGGGTTGGCGTTCGCGATGCCGTTGACCGAGGCGATCCTGCTCGGGCTCGCCATGTCGATCGCCAGTACGGTCGTGTTTCTCCGCGTGCTGGAAGACCGCCGGCTGATGAAGACGGAGGAAGGCCGGATCAGCGTGTCTTGGCTGCTGGTCGAAGACATCATCATCATTCTGGCAATCGTTTTGCTGCCTGCCCTGGTCACGGCGACGTCGGGCCAAGGCGCGAGCGTCTCGCCGCTGAGCATCGCAATCGCTCTGGGGATCACGCTCGCCAAGATCGCGGGCTTCGTGGCGCTGATGCTGATCGTGGGCGGACGCTTCTTTCCGTGGCTGATTGTCCAGATCGCGCACACCAAGTCGCGCGAGCTGCTCTCGCTTGGCACCCTAGCGCTGGCGTTGGGCGTCGCCGGCGCAGCCTATTTCTGGTTCGACGCCAGCTTCGCACTCGGCGCCTTCCTGGGCGGGCTTGCCCTCAACGGGAGCAAGTTCAGCCACAAGGTGGCCGAGGATTCGCTGCCGCTCCGAGACACGTTCGCGGTGCTGTTCTTCGTCGCCGTTGGAATGCTGCTTGATCCGAGCGTATTGCTACGTGAGCCATTGGCGATCGCCGCGCTGGTCGCTGTCATCGTGATCGGCAAAGCCGTGCTGGCGTATGTGCCGATGCGGATGCTCGGCCAGGGCCGCGCGTCGAGCTTGCTGATCGCGTTTGGCACCGCACAGATCGGCGAATTCTCGTTCGTGTTGGCGGGGCTGGGCCGGCAATTCAACGTCATGACGGCGGAGACCTACAATCTCATCCTCGGCGCGGCGATGATTTCGATCGCGATCAATCCGTTCCTGATGCGCTTTGTGCCGGAAACGCAGCACAAGCTTGAAGCGAAGCCAGAACCGGCGCTGGCGTAA
- the rcdA gene encoding protease adaptor protein RcdA, with translation MTDTNQVSPTRAGFDPKRALDFARSEMFDRTFKEGMALVEETAAYLDGPGRAASKRLSRGAALAYAGESMRLTTRLMQVASWLLVQRAVRDGEIQMAEAASEKYRLISRDSQQPQSFNGADDLPEALKTLIIRGGAIYERVRRLDETMYEGSAEIANPVNDQMAKLNAVFGR, from the coding sequence ATGACCGACACGAACCAAGTTTCCCCAACGAGGGCGGGTTTCGACCCCAAGCGCGCGCTGGATTTCGCGCGCTCGGAGATGTTTGACCGCACCTTTAAGGAAGGCATGGCGCTGGTTGAGGAAACCGCCGCCTATCTCGATGGCCCCGGCCGCGCCGCCTCCAAGCGGCTCTCGCGCGGCGCAGCACTCGCCTACGCCGGCGAAAGCATGCGCCTCACCACGCGCCTGATGCAGGTGGCGTCTTGGCTCCTGGTCCAACGCGCGGTCCGTGACGGCGAGATCCAGATGGCCGAAGCCGCGAGCGAAAAATATCGCCTGATCTCGCGCGACAGCCAGCAGCCGCAAAGCTTCAACGGCGCCGACGATCTGCCGGAAGCGCTGAAGACGCTGATCATCCGCGGCGGCGCCATTTACGAACGCGTCCGCCGCCTCGATGAAACCATGTACGAAGGCAGCGCCGAGATCGCCAACCCGGTCAACGACCAAATGGCCAAGTTGAACGCGGTGTTCGGCCGCTAG
- a CDS encoding lytic murein transglycosylase: MARGLVLAAAISLAIACGPTSVVAQSRQPPSFQSSGNQAFDEWRDDFARRAVERGRDPAVLARLLSGITPDERVIELDQRQPEFVSPVWDYVNNRVTTRRIDDGRALQSEIGGTLRDVEQRYGVPTGIILGIWGLESNYGEAALNYDAAAALATLAYEGRRRQQFENYLIALAEMVERGLADQQQLRSSWAGALGQPQFMPDVYLTTAVDWDNDGHRDIWTNRGDTAASIGNYLQDRGWRRDEPVFDEVRLPSNFNYALADSTLRSVADWSERGVMRVSGGAWPGSERNLQAQLFLPAGAEGPALLLHHNFGVIRRYNNSDRYALVVALLARTFDGGSGSLAASWPTHAGSLNREQTLELQTLLNGLGYDAGSPDGLFGTKTRGAVRQFQGDQSLAADGFPTAALLDQIRVRAGVTPEPAREPRGLQRAGIRELQRLLNRLGYSAGRADGVIGGRTRDAIRDFERARGMEVRGRATDVVLEAARAAAG, from the coding sequence ATGGCGCGGGGATTGGTTTTGGCGGCGGCGATCTCGCTGGCGATCGCCTGCGGGCCGACCTCCGTGGTGGCCCAGTCCCGCCAGCCGCCAAGCTTTCAATCCTCCGGGAACCAGGCTTTTGACGAATGGCGCGACGATTTCGCCCGCCGGGCCGTCGAGCGGGGCCGGGATCCGGCCGTCCTGGCGCGCCTCCTTTCCGGGATCACCCCGGACGAGCGGGTGATCGAACTCGACCAGCGTCAGCCCGAATTCGTTTCTCCCGTCTGGGACTACGTGAACAATCGCGTGACCACACGCCGCATCGATGATGGCCGGGCGCTCCAGTCGGAAATCGGCGGCACGCTCCGCGATGTCGAGCAACGCTATGGCGTGCCCACTGGCATCATTCTCGGCATTTGGGGGTTGGAGTCGAACTACGGCGAAGCCGCTCTGAACTACGACGCCGCCGCAGCGCTTGCGACGCTGGCCTACGAAGGCCGCCGTCGGCAGCAGTTTGAGAACTATTTGATCGCGCTCGCCGAGATGGTCGAGCGCGGTTTGGCCGATCAGCAACAACTTCGCTCGTCATGGGCTGGCGCGCTTGGCCAGCCGCAATTCATGCCGGACGTCTATCTCACCACCGCCGTCGATTGGGACAATGACGGCCATCGCGACATCTGGACCAATCGCGGCGACACCGCAGCGTCGATCGGAAATTACCTGCAAGACCGCGGATGGCGCCGCGACGAGCCGGTGTTCGATGAAGTGCGCCTGCCGTCCAACTTCAACTACGCGCTCGCCGACAGCACGCTGCGCAGCGTCGCCGATTGGAGCGAACGCGGCGTCATGCGCGTCAGTGGCGGCGCCTGGCCCGGCAGCGAGCGCAATCTTCAAGCGCAACTCTTCCTGCCCGCCGGCGCTGAAGGACCGGCGCTGTTGCTGCACCACAATTTCGGAGTGATCCGCCGCTACAATAATTCCGACCGCTACGCGTTGGTCGTGGCGCTGCTCGCCCGAACGTTCGATGGCGGCAGCGGTTCGCTCGCTGCGAGCTGGCCGACGCACGCCGGTTCGCTCAACCGCGAACAAACTCTGGAATTGCAAACCTTGCTGAACGGCCTCGGCTACGACGCCGGTTCGCCAGATGGCCTGTTCGGCACCAAGACGCGCGGCGCTGTCCGCCAATTCCAAGGCGACCAGAGCTTGGCCGCCGACGGATTCCCCACTGCCGCCTTGCTGGATCAGATCCGCGTCCGCGCTGGAGTCACGCCAGAACCAGCGCGCGAACCGCGCGGCCTGCAGCGCGCCGGCATTCGCGAACTGCAGCGCCTGCTCAATCGTCTCGGCTACAGCGCCGGCCGCGCTGACGGCGTCATTGGCGGCCGCACCCGCGACGCAATCCGCGATTTCGAACGCGCCCGCGGTATGGAAGTGCGGGGCCGGGCGACAGACGTTGTGCTCGAAGCGGCGCGCGCTGCCGCAGGCTAG
- a CDS encoding sigma-54-dependent transcriptional regulator has translation MGKTILIVDDDPAQRRLLQAAVERNGFLTRAAENGSQAVAAVDTHADIDAVLLDLVMPGMSGQEALKEIRMRRGDLPCIVLTASGGIDTVVQAMQAGACDFFVKPASPERILVSIRNALEMSNLKTEVGRMKKKAAGQLSFDDMVANASVMGPVVRMGRRAAASNIPVLITGESGVGKEVLARCIQGASERAGRPFVTVNCGAIPENLVESILFGHTKGSFTGATDNHAGKFVEANGGTLFLDEVGELPIDMQVKLLRVLQEGEVDPVGSKRPVKVDVRIVSATNKDLAKLVADGRFREDLYYRLNVFPIEAPPLRDRREDVPTLVTRFVARFNAEEGRNVRGASEAAMQLLMDFDWPGNVRQLENSVFRAVILCEGDVLQPEDFPQISGLKPLMAANDSHPAETPVAANDHHVMLSQAAFGAAVATAGDVTPQLVAVFDSEGHLRQLEQIERDLIELAIDHYAGHMSEVARRLGIGRSTLYRKLREYGLEERAVAEG, from the coding sequence ATGGGTAAGACGATCCTGATCGTCGATGACGATCCGGCGCAGCGCCGTCTGTTGCAGGCGGCTGTAGAGCGCAACGGTTTCCTGACACGCGCGGCTGAAAACGGCTCACAAGCCGTAGCTGCCGTCGATACGCACGCCGACATCGATGCGGTTCTGCTCGATCTCGTCATGCCGGGCATGAGCGGCCAAGAGGCCTTGAAGGAAATCCGCATGCGCCGCGGCGATCTGCCGTGCATCGTGCTGACGGCATCGGGCGGCATCGACACAGTTGTGCAAGCCATGCAGGCCGGCGCCTGCGACTTCTTCGTGAAGCCCGCATCGCCCGAGCGCATCCTCGTTTCGATCCGCAACGCGCTCGAAATGTCGAATTTGAAAACCGAAGTCGGCCGGATGAAGAAGAAGGCCGCTGGCCAGCTCTCGTTCGACGATATGGTTGCGAACGCGTCCGTGATGGGCCCTGTGGTTCGCATGGGTCGCCGTGCGGCTGCCTCCAACATCCCGGTGTTGATCACTGGTGAGTCTGGCGTCGGCAAGGAAGTTCTGGCCCGCTGTATTCAAGGCGCATCTGAGCGCGCTGGCCGCCCGTTCGTTACCGTGAACTGCGGCGCGATCCCGGAAAATCTGGTCGAGTCCATTCTGTTTGGCCACACCAAGGGCTCCTTCACGGGCGCGACTGACAATCACGCCGGCAAGTTCGTTGAAGCCAATGGCGGCACGCTGTTCCTGGACGAAGTCGGCGAATTGCCGATCGATATGCAGGTGAAGCTGCTGCGCGTGCTTCAAGAAGGCGAAGTCGATCCGGTCGGTTCGAAGCGCCCGGTGAAGGTCGATGTTCGCATCGTCAGCGCCACCAACAAGGATCTGGCCAAGCTGGTCGCCGACGGCCGCTTCCGCGAAGATCTCTATTACCGGTTGAACGTGTTCCCCATCGAAGCGCCGCCGCTGCGCGACCGCCGCGAAGACGTGCCGACGCTCGTCACCCGTTTTGTCGCCCGCTTCAACGCGGAAGAGGGCCGCAACGTGCGCGGCGCTTCGGAAGCGGCTATGCAGCTGCTGATGGACTTCGATTGGCCGGGCAACGTCCGCCAACTTGAGAACAGCGTCTTCCGAGCCGTCATCCTCTGCGAAGGCGACGTGCTGCAGCCGGAAGACTTCCCGCAAATCTCCGGCCTGAAGCCGCTGATGGCCGCAAATGACTCGCATCCCGCTGAAACGCCGGTCGCGGCCAACGATCACCACGTCATGCTGTCGCAAGCCGCGTTCGGCGCGGCGGTTGCGACTGCTGGCGACGTGACGCCGCAGCTGGTCGCGGTGTTCGACAGCGAAGGCCATCTGCGCCAACTCGAACAGATCGAACGCGATCTGATCGAACTCGCGATCGATCACTATGCCGGCCACATGTCGGAAGTCGCCCGTCGCCTCGGCATTGGCCGCTCGACGCTCTATCGCAAGCTCCGCGAATACGGCCTAGAAGAACGGGCAGTCGCGGAAGGCTAA
- a CDS encoding dihydrofolate reductase family protein has product MIASVFVGTSLDGFIARADDSFDFLPEGGGEPHGYDEFMASVGALVIGRRTFDVVLGFAVWPFGGKPVIVLTTRPMPSVPAGAVVERMSGEPREVVAALSARGIGHIYVDGGATVQSFLRAGCIHRIIVTRAPVLIGQGIPLFGPLASDIVLRHIGTRHFQSGLVQSEYHVVGASEPGRDIEPLWLS; this is encoded by the coding sequence ATGATCGCGTCCGTCTTTGTTGGAACCAGCCTCGACGGGTTCATTGCACGCGCCGATGACTCTTTCGACTTCCTCCCGGAAGGCGGCGGCGAGCCGCACGGGTACGATGAGTTCATGGCCAGTGTTGGCGCGCTGGTCATCGGGCGGCGGACGTTCGACGTCGTACTCGGCTTTGCCGTCTGGCCCTTCGGCGGAAAGCCGGTCATCGTTCTCACAACGCGGCCGATGCCGTCCGTGCCTGCCGGCGCCGTGGTCGAACGCATGTCTGGAGAGCCGCGCGAGGTCGTCGCCGCTCTGAGCGCGCGCGGTATCGGCCATATCTATGTTGATGGAGGCGCCACGGTTCAGAGCTTTCTGCGCGCGGGGTGCATCCACCGCATAATCGTCACTCGCGCCCCGGTGCTGATTGGACAAGGCATCCCGCTATTTGGACCCTTGGCGAGCGATATCGTTCTGCGCCACATCGGCACGCGCCACTTTCAAAGTGGATTGGTGCAGAGCGAATATCACGTGGTTGGCGCTTCAGAACCTGGGCGCGACATCGAACCGCTTTGGCTCTCGTAA
- a CDS encoding MFS transporter gives MPDSQPPLPHAEAAANAPIGRNRQFRLLFVCLLVIGAGNSMLLAVAPPLVRQLNLADSSVGWIFSLSALLWVFASPYWGRLSDRIGRKPVAALGLAAYAVSMASFGAVVLLGLNNVLVGMGLFVALMLARSIFGAFGSASSPAAQAYIADRTTVFERTEQLAGLTSAFALGQAFGPAICAALAAWVGLVFPIWLIALLAAGAAFSIWRYLPENTPPKVERPRGEWRASLALMNDRRLSAYLLYGFALSVVAGVTVQVFGLFTMDRLGVEGSRGAELTAAGFMVNALALLATQLAVLPRLQMGPRSLMAWGAGLLALGVGIQIVAPSLGALLVAQAVQGLGAGLARPGFTGGASVAVKSHEQGAAAGLVVATNGAGFVFSPLIGGVAYERFGMNVPLLIAVGILIGMTVFALMSRRLRNVVVDGPQPTDPTNP, from the coding sequence ATGCCGGATTCACAACCTCCCCTGCCGCACGCCGAAGCGGCCGCGAACGCACCGATTGGGCGCAACAGGCAATTCCGGTTGCTGTTCGTCTGCCTGCTGGTGATCGGCGCCGGCAATTCGATGCTGCTGGCGGTCGCGCCGCCCTTGGTGCGTCAGCTCAACCTGGCGGATTCCAGCGTCGGCTGGATCTTCTCGCTCTCGGCGCTGCTGTGGGTGTTTGCCAGCCCCTATTGGGGCCGCCTATCCGATCGCATCGGGCGCAAGCCGGTCGCCGCGCTTGGTCTTGCTGCTTACGCGGTGTCGATGGCGTCGTTTGGCGCCGTGGTGCTGTTGGGGCTGAACAACGTCCTCGTGGGTATGGGGCTATTCGTTGCGTTGATGCTCGCGCGCTCGATCTTCGGCGCGTTCGGTTCGGCTTCGAGCCCCGCGGCGCAGGCTTACATCGCCGACCGCACAACGGTGTTCGAGCGCACGGAGCAATTGGCGGGACTGACCTCTGCGTTCGCTCTGGGCCAAGCGTTCGGACCGGCGATCTGCGCGGCGCTAGCGGCGTGGGTTGGCTTGGTGTTTCCGATATGGCTGATCGCTTTGCTCGCGGCGGGCGCGGCGTTTTCAATTTGGCGTTATCTGCCAGAGAACACGCCGCCGAAGGTCGAGCGGCCGCGCGGCGAATGGCGCGCATCGCTTGCGCTCATGAACGACAGGCGGCTTTCGGCCTATTTGCTCTACGGCTTTGCACTGTCGGTGGTCGCGGGCGTGACGGTGCAAGTGTTTGGGCTGTTCACGATGGACCGGCTCGGCGTCGAAGGCAGCCGCGGCGCGGAGCTGACGGCGGCAGGCTTCATGGTCAATGCGCTGGCGCTCCTGGCGACGCAGCTTGCGGTGTTGCCGCGACTGCAGATGGGACCGCGTTCGCTGATGGCATGGGGCGCGGGATTGCTGGCGCTTGGCGTCGGGATTCAAATCGTAGCGCCGAGCTTGGGCGCGCTTTTGGTTGCACAAGCGGTGCAAGGCCTGGGCGCCGGTTTGGCGCGACCGGGCTTTACCGGCGGCGCTTCGGTTGCGGTGAAGTCGCATGAGCAAGGCGCGGCGGCAGGGTTGGTGGTGGCGACCAACGGCGCGGGCTTTGTGTTTTCGCCGCTGATCGGGGGCGTCGCTTACGAACGCTTCGGCATGAACGTGCCGCTGCTGATCGCCGTGGGCATACTCATCGGGATGACGGTGTTTGCGCTCATGAGCCGCCGGCTGCGCAACGTCGTCGTGGACGGGCCGCAGCCGACCGATCCTACAAATCCCTAG
- a CDS encoding alpha/beta fold hydrolase, whose amino-acid sequence MILWLVAIAAAVALAGYLLAANARAYTRRVEAQFPPTGRFIDADGVRVHVREAGLEGLPRVLLIHGASSNLLELWGPLADELSPLHRVIAYDRPGLGYSGRAKRGAHLMASQAKIAAHVLEQTGKGAALVVAHSLGSSVALRLALDFPHLVSGLVLIAPASHPYPGKPAWWARLSATPVLGGLFTGLLVPWIAPARSAASVANNFWPAPVPVNYLEHGAVPLFFRPNAFRANGYDVCASSAEFGAQQPRYAELYTPAVIVTAEKDRIVSPKRHARALASDLPAAELVIAPDTGHMPHRLRTDLVLAAIRRVNEMTAARVEG is encoded by the coding sequence ATGATCCTTTGGCTTGTTGCGATCGCAGCTGCGGTCGCGCTGGCGGGTTATCTGCTCGCCGCGAACGCGCGCGCCTATACCCGGCGCGTTGAAGCGCAGTTTCCGCCGACGGGGCGGTTTATCGATGCTGATGGCGTCCGAGTGCACGTGCGCGAAGCGGGGCTGGAAGGCTTGCCGCGCGTTCTGCTGATCCATGGCGCGAGCAGCAATTTGCTCGAACTTTGGGGGCCACTGGCCGATGAGCTTTCGCCGCTGCATCGCGTGATTGCGTACGATCGGCCGGGCTTGGGTTATTCAGGACGTGCGAAGCGCGGCGCACATTTGATGGCGTCGCAGGCGAAGATCGCGGCGCATGTGTTGGAGCAAACCGGCAAAGGTGCTGCGCTTGTTGTCGCGCACTCGCTCGGTTCTAGCGTTGCGCTTCGGCTTGCGCTCGACTTTCCACATCTCGTGTCGGGGCTCGTGCTGATCGCACCGGCAAGCCATCCCTACCCTGGCAAGCCGGCGTGGTGGGCGCGGCTTTCGGCGACGCCGGTGCTGGGCGGGTTGTTCACGGGATTGCTCGTGCCGTGGATCGCGCCGGCGCGCAGTGCGGCGAGCGTCGCCAATAATTTTTGGCCGGCGCCTGTGCCGGTGAATTATCTCGAACACGGCGCGGTGCCGCTGTTCTTCCGCCCAAACGCGTTTCGCGCCAACGGCTACGACGTATGCGCGAGCAGTGCCGAGTTCGGCGCGCAGCAGCCGCGCTACGCCGAGTTATACACACCCGCGGTCATCGTCACCGCCGAGAAGGATCGCATCGTTTCGCCAAAGCGCCACGCTCGCGCCTTGGCGAGCGATTTGCCGGCGGCGGAACTCGTGATTGCGCCGGACACGGGGCATATGCCGCACCGGCTGAGGACAGATCTCGTTCTCGCGGCGATTCGGCGTGTCAACGAGATGACGGCGGCGCGCGTCGAGGGCTAA
- a CDS encoding DUF1294 domain-containing protein produces the protein MTLLLAWAGINVIAFLAFGWDKRQSIHHGSRIAERTLIALALLGGALGALTGQQVFRHKTQKQPFRLLLWCAAVINILAAIVLIRFDWIAA, from the coding sequence ATGACGTTGCTGCTTGCTTGGGCCGGCATCAACGTCATCGCCTTTCTCGCGTTCGGTTGGGACAAGCGCCAGTCGATCCACCACGGCTCGCGTATCGCTGAGCGCACGCTCATCGCGCTCGCACTGCTCGGTGGCGCGCTCGGTGCGCTGACCGGCCAACAAGTCTTCCGCCACAAAACGCAGAAACAGCCATTCCGGCTGCTGCTTTGGTGCGCAGCGGTGATCAATATTTTGGCGGCGATCGTGCTGATCAGGTTCGATTGGATCGCCGCTTAG
- a CDS encoding tetratricopeptide repeat protein → MRRFVLALAAALTLAACGANDRAMRANPELDELFAQLGAAPDAAVAAPVEQAIWVEWSDSGSPTVNVLLERATAAETAGDAELAGRFLDQASDLAPEYAEPWNRRANLAYRAEDYRGAIAAIQETLKREPRHFGALAGLGLIYEELGQQRAALEAFRAALAIHPHYETALQGVRRLEPRVDGRDA, encoded by the coding sequence ATGCGCCGCTTTGTTCTAGCTCTCGCCGCTGCCTTAACGCTCGCCGCTTGCGGGGCGAACGACCGCGCCATGCGCGCCAATCCCGAATTGGACGAATTGTTCGCGCAGCTTGGGGCAGCGCCTGACGCGGCAGTAGCAGCGCCGGTCGAACAGGCGATCTGGGTGGAATGGTCCGACAGCGGCTCGCCGACGGTCAATGTGCTGCTGGAGCGCGCGACCGCGGCTGAGACCGCCGGCGACGCTGAACTGGCTGGGCGCTTTTTGGATCAGGCCAGCGATCTGGCGCCGGAGTATGCCGAGCCGTGGAACCGCCGCGCGAACTTGGCCTACCGGGCCGAGGACTATCGCGGCGCCATCGCCGCGATCCAGGAAACGCTGAAGCGTGAGCCGCGCCACTTTGGGGCGCTGGCTGGCTTGGGTCTCATCTACGAAGAACTCGGCCAACAGCGGGCGGCGCTTGAAGCGTTTCGCGCGGCGCTGGCGATCCATCCGCACTACGAGACCGCGCTGCAAGGCGTGCGGCGTCTCGAACCCCGCGTCGACGGCCGCGACGCATGA
- the rpmE gene encoding 50S ribosomal protein L31 has protein sequence MKEDGHPDYHFITVQMTDGSTFKTRSTYGEEGATLALEIDPKVHPAWTGGNQTLLDRGGRVSRFNDKFGGFMKKKEG, from the coding sequence ATGAAAGAAGACGGCCACCCCGACTACCACTTCATCACGGTCCAAATGACCGACGGCTCGACCTTCAAGACCCGTTCGACCTACGGTGAAGAAGGCGCGACGCTGGCGCTCGAAATCGACCCGAAAGTGCACCCGGCCTGGACCGGCGGCAACCAGACGCTGCTCGATCGCGGCGGCCGCGTCTCGCGCTTCAACGACAAGTTCGGCGGCTTCATGAAGAAGAAGGAAGGCTGA